In Posidoniimonas corsicana, the genomic window TGAGCGTGCCGAACAGATCGCGGAACGCCGCCGCTCGGACATCGTGTTCTTGGGTAGGGGCGTGTCCCGCGGGCTGGCCGATCGCCAGTCCTACCCCGACCTGCTCGGCTCGTTCGGCCTGCCGGTCATGGCCACGCCCGCCGACGTGGTTAAAGCGATGGGGTTCCTGGACATCGCCGAACTGCGCTGGCTTGCGTTCCACACTGAAGCGGCCACGCGGACCCACTACGTGCAGTTCACCACGCGCAAGAAGAGCGGCGGCGTACGCGTACTGGCCTCCCCGCACCAGAAGCTCCGCCGCGCCCAGGGTTGGGTGCTGGAGAACATCATCGCGAAGATCCGGGTAGATGACGCCGCGCACGGCTTCGTCGCCGGCCGCAGCACGGTCAGCAACGCGACGCCCCACGTCGGTCAGCAGGTGGTGGTGAATGCTGACCTGAAGGACTTCTTCCCATCGATCACCTTTTACCGCGTGGAGGGTTTCTTCCGCCGACTAGGCTACTCGGGCGCCGTGGCGACGATCTTGGCGTTGCTCACAACCGAGTGCCCACGGCAGCAGGTAACCTACGCCGGACAGACACTGTGGGTCGCCACCGGGCCCCGCTGCCTGCCCCAGGGCGCATGCACCAGCCCAGGCCTGTCGAACGCGATCGCATGGAAGCTCGACCGCCGGCTCGGCGGGATGGCGCGGGGCCTCGGCTGGACGTACACCCGCTACGCCGACGACGTAACCTTCTCGGCGTCGGGAGAGCCTGCCGCGAAGGTTGGCTGGCTACTCGCCCGCCTCAGACACCTCGCCCAAGAAGAAGGCTTCGAGCTCAACCACAAGAAGACCCGGGTGCAACGCCAGAACGCCCAGCAATCGGTAACCGGGCTGGTGGTGAACGACCGCGTGGGCGTCTCGCGAAAAACAGTCCGACGGCTACGGGCCATCCTGCACAACGCGAAGCAAACGGGACTAGAGGCCCAGAACCGAGACAACCACCCCAACTTCACCGGCTGGGTGCAGGGGATGATCGCCTACGTCGCGATGGCCAACGCAGAACAGGGCGCCAGCCTCCAGGCGGCGTTCGACGAACTCTAGCCGCACATCTGGCGCGACGCCGGGTAGAGTTCGATCCACCGGTCGGGGTGGAAGCGGACCAGCCGTAGGCTCTCGAGTTCCTCGGCGCGACGTTCCACGAGCCCGAGCGCTTCGTCGAGTTGCTCGGCAAGCTGATCAACCGTCACCGATGCGCCCGCGGAGTCGCACGAGTGCAGGTGGCGGAGGATGTCGCCGCGAAGTGATGACCAGCGCTGCCAGGCGCCGGCCGGCCTGGGGCTGAACCGCGGGCGTGAATCTACCGGCAGATTGACAGTTTGACCGGATCGTTGCTCTTCCGACATCGCATCGCTCCTCATGCGTGGTTAACGGCACTGGATATCCCACAACGGGTTGGCCCG contains:
- a CDS encoding reverse transcriptase family protein, whose amino-acid sequence is MDASQFAPLEIDDARGQAKRLSRSFGRLVWGNRTDRIPPANDARTLLIDRMMVAEGLVTPEELADIHRVGAEMDRLRPDYDAAHRAGAKAAEQAAASSRQEREQRKAEKKAAAAERKRERAEQIAERRRSDIVFLGRGVSRGLADRQSYPDLLGSFGLPVMATPADVVKAMGFLDIAELRWLAFHTEAATRTHYVQFTTRKKSGGVRVLASPHQKLRRAQGWVLENIIAKIRVDDAAHGFVAGRSTVSNATPHVGQQVVVNADLKDFFPSITFYRVEGFFRRLGYSGAVATILALLTTECPRQQVTYAGQTLWVATGPRCLPQGACTSPGLSNAIAWKLDRRLGGMARGLGWTYTRYADDVTFSASGEPAAKVGWLLARLRHLAQEEGFELNHKKTRVQRQNAQQSVTGLVVNDRVGVSRKTVRRLRAILHNAKQTGLEAQNRDNHPNFTGWVQGMIAYVAMANAEQGASLQAAFDEL